In Populus nigra chromosome 1, ddPopNigr1.1, whole genome shotgun sequence, one genomic interval encodes:
- the LOC133670514 gene encoding putative UPF0481 protein At3g02645 has product MSPLQSNLSCCSTFRLFDELQWVTNTRRTIEADHLEDDGETSISIFNVPKALMSTDPDSYAPQQLSLGPYHFSRLELHDMDTYKFSAAKRSQDLLQSLKFQDLVEQLMKLESKIRACYNKYLNLNSETLAWMMAIDASFLLEFLQVYALRDPKMLSEVSSGMPHFLEYSYRKSSCNAILRDIVMLENQIPLFTLRKVLEFRFLSLESTDDMLYSMLMGSCKELSPFKKMVRLPVARVSEHAHLLDFLYHIIVPKVEESVNIPEEVRDHTKATQENEEPSVGSTYMKQLLIEIWNLFSNLNIDPARFLKKLLESAPVAVILKLPWSILSNVLGFGSAKQPDAFSESQSVCSSIDQPPLVEEITIPSVTQLSKCGVRFVPSKGSISTINFDKKTCTFYLPTVSLDVNSDVVLRNLVAYEASNASGPMVFTRYTELMNGIIDTEEDAKILRERGIILNHLKNDEEVANVWNGMSRSIRLTKVPFMDKVIEDVNKYHDGLFKVKVEKFMKQYVFSSWKLLILLASILFLLLAFLQALCSVYDCVRLFHIHY; this is encoded by the coding sequence ATGTCTCCTCTCCAATCCAACCTTTCATGCTGTTCTACTTTCAGATTATTCGATGAGCTTCAATGGGTCACTAACACCCGTCGAACAATAGAAGCAGATCACCTTGAAGACGATGGTGAAACTTCCATATCCATCTTTAATGTGCCCAAAGCCCTAATGTCTACTGACCCAGATTCTTACGCTCCACAACAGCTTTCACTTGGTCCATACCATTTTTCACGTCTTGAGCTACATGATATGGATACATACAAGTTCTCCGCGGCAAAAAGAAGTCAAGATCTGCTCCAAAGTCTTAAATTTCAAGATCTTGTTGAACAATTAATGAAGCTGGAATCCAAGATTCGTGCATGCTACAACAAGTACTTAAACCTCAATAGTGAAACACTAGCATGGATGATGGCCATTGATGCATCATTCTTGCTTGAGTTCCTACAAGTCTATGCTCTCCGTGACCCTAAAATGCTATCCGAAGTTTCCTCAGGAATGCCTCATTTTCTTGAATATTCCTATAGGAAATCAAGCTGTAATGCAATTCTTCGAGATATAGTGATGTTGGAGAATCAAATTCCACTATTCACATTGAGGAAGGTGCTAGAATTTCGATTTCTGTCATTAGAATCCACCGACGACATGTTGTATTCCATGTTAATGGGATCATGTAAAGAGCTTTCCCCATTCAAGAAAATGGTGAGATTGCCAGTAGCAAGAGTTTCGGAACATGCCCACTTGCTAGACTTTTTGTACCACATTATCGTGCCCAAGGTTGAAGAATCTGTCAATATACCTGAAGAAGTTAGGGATCATACCAAAGCCACACAAGAAAACGAAGAGCCTTCAGTTGGCTCTACTTACATGAAGCAACTACTGATTGAGATTTGGAATCTGTTTTCAAATCTAAACATAGATCCTGCAAGGTTCCTCAAAAAATTGCTAGAATCAGCACCTGTTGCAGTGATACTCAAATTGCCTTGGTCAATCCTCTCCAATGTTCTTGGGTTTGGATCCGCGAAACAACCTGACGCTTTCTCTGAATCTCAAAGTGTTTGTTCCAGCATTGACCAACCACCTCTGGTTGAAGAAATCACAATTCCTTCCGTCACTCAGCTCTCCAAATGCGGGGTGCGTTTTGTGCCTAGTAAAGGCAGCATCTCAACCATCAACTTTGACAAGAAGACATGTACATTTTACCTCCCGACTGTGAGTTTGGATGTAAATAGTGATGTAGTCTTAAGAAACTTGGTAGCATATGAAGCATCAAACGCATCAGGTCCGATGGTTTTTACACGTTACACAGAATTGATGAATGGGATTATCGATACCGAGGAGGATGCAAAAATACTTAGAGAAAGAGGCattattttgaatcatttgaAGAACGATGAAGAGGTGGCCAACGTATGGAATGGGATGAGTAGGTCTATCAGATTGACAAAAGTTCCATTCATGGATAAGGTGATTGAAGATGTTAACAAGTATCACGATGGACTATTTAAAGTTAAGGTTGAAAAGTTCATGAAGCAGTATGTATTTAGTTCATGGAAGCTCCTCATACTGCTAGCTTCCATCTTGTTCTTGCTGTTGGCATTCCTGCAAGCATTGTGCTCAGTTTATGACTGCGTTCGCTTGTTTCACATCCACTACTAG
- the LOC133674464 gene encoding AUGMIN subunit 6-like, which translates to MTMDREKEREIELESAMYTNCLLLGLDPSIIGLGPSSNGTPRVGLFRHSNPKLGEQLLYFILSSLRGPAQSAKDFDKVWPIFDSAQSRDFRKVVQGIISELESQGALPRSNSRVSSLATCCGPRFVELLWQLSLHALREVHRRTFAADVASNPLPASLTDVAFQHAATLLPVTKARIALERRRFLKNAETAVQRQAMWSNLAHEMTAEFRGLCAEEAYLQQELEKLHDLRNKVKLEGELWDDLVSSSSQNSHLVSKATRLWDSILARKSQHEVLASGPIEDLIAHREHRYRISGSSLLSAMDQSYQVSYSDKHSDDKEHSDGSYVNGNGEKSKSSMDSSHLQVNDEMHSRVDDRGGRVQPTVDVAEIIRRWTHALQRIHKQSLLLAKANDGEGPDILRNALDGGTSGHGESLAATLAEHQQHLSSFQGLIDQLNEVVPSIQNSISECTDKVNNISSSQPPMAKHHGRATSPIQAQSSGRTLETSSDNVAEVTSKLSTVQLDKVSASPPALKLPQLFSLTPNSSGKGANLQKRQMLASQTIQMENLSERNSLDQPLSNDRLDNPLQDGENFVQNLKRSVREAALSMQSCNSESSRNSQSDESSEHFFLPLSSPGFSMVQENKVVSTRSKRFSASQMNTALLEKHARDGHAGSKYKELPEILNDLGPLTDYDHVNGFLSVAGSNGAISDGQRSFNDFEEPYAQVFSPPLLLDTSLLPDSYEDLLAPLSETETALMEL; encoded by the exons ATGACGATGGacagagagaaggagagagagatagagttGGAGAGTGCAATGTATACAAACTGTTTATTATTAGGTCTGGATCCGAGTATAATCGGACTCGGACCTTCGTCAAATGGCACTCCGCGGGTCGGACTTTTCCGTCACTCCAACCCTAAACTCGGTGAACAGCTTCTTTACTTCATCCTCTCCTCGCTTCGCGGTCCTGCTCAATCCGCCAAa GATTTTGATAAGGTGTGGCCGATTTTTGATTCCGCTCAGTCACGTGATTTTCGTAAG GTTGTGCAAGGGATAATCAGTGAGCTTGAATCGCAAGGGGCACTTCCAAGGAGCAATTCAAGGGTTTCTTCCCTTGCTACTTGTTGTGGACCgag ATTTGTTGAACTCTTGTGGCAACTTTCCTTGCATGCTTTGAGAGAGGTTCACAGACGGACATTTGCGGCTGATGTTGCTTCAAACCCACTTCCTGCTTCATTAACTGATGTAGCCTTCCAACATGCAGCTACATTGCTTCCTGTGACAAAG GCAAGAATAGCCCTTGAAAGAAGGAGGTTTCTTAAAAATGCTGAAACTGCGGTTCAGAGACAAGCTATGTGGTCAAATTTGGCTCATGAGATGACAGCTGAGTTCCGTGGTCTTTGTGCAGAAGAG GCTTATTTGCAGCAAGAGTTGGAAAAACTACATGACTTGCGGAACAAAGTGAAGCTAGAAGGTGAACTGTGGGATGATCTTGTGTCGAGCTCTAGCCAGAATTCGCATTTAGTTTCGAAGGCAACTCGCTTGTGGGATTCTATACTTGCTCGAAAAA GTCAACATGAAGTTCTTGCTTCAGGGCCAATTGAGGACCTGATAGCTCATCGGGAGCATAG ATATCGCATCTCTGGATCATCTTTGCTCTCTGCTATGGATCAGAGCTACCAGGTTTCTTATTCAGATAAACATTCGGATGACAAGGAACATAGTGATGGATCTTATGTTAATGGAAATGGGGAAAAGTCAAAGAGTAGTATGGATTCGTCTCATCTACAAGTAAATGATGAGATGCATTCTCGAGTGGATGATAGAGGTGGAAGAGTCCAGCCTACTGTTGATGTAGCAGAAATTATAAGGCGTTGGACACATGCATTGCAACGTATTCATAAACAGTCACTTCTTCTG GCAAAAGCTAATGATGGAGAAGGTCCAGATATATTAAGAAATGCACTCGATGGTGGTACTAGTGGCCATGGTGAATCTTTAGCTGCAACTCTTGCAGAACATCAGCAACACCTGAGTAGTTTTCAG GGACTTATTGACCAACTTAATGAAGTTGTTCCATCAATACAAAATTCAATATCAGAGTGTACAGataaagtaaataatatttcttcCAGCCAGCCACCAATGGCCAAGCATCATGGTCGAGCAACCTCACCTATACAAGCTCAAAGCAGTGGAAGGACCTTG GAAACTAGCTCTGATAATGTTGCGGAGGTGACTTCAAAACTTTCCACAGTTCAGCTTGACAAGGTATCTGCTAGTCCCCCTGCTTTGAAGCTACCGCAACTATTCAGTTTGACCCCAAACTCTTCTGGAAAAGGTGCAAATTTGCAAAAGAGACAAATGTTAGCTTCCCAAACCATCCAAATGGAAAATCTTTCTGAAAGAAACTCTCTGGACCAGCCTTTATCAAATGATCGCTTAGATAATCCATTGCAAG ATGGAGAAAATTTTGTTCAAAACTTAAAGAGATCCGTAAGAGAAGCTGCACTGTCTATGCAATCTTGCAATTCAGAATCATCTCGTAACAGCCAGTCTGATGAAAGTTCTGAACACTTCTTTTTACCTCTTTCATCGCCTGGATTTTCTATGGTCCAAGAAAACAAAGTAGTCTCAACAAGAAGTAAAAGATTTTCTGCATCTCAAATGAACACTGCTTTGCTTGAGAAACATGCTCGAGATGGCCATGCTGGAAGCAAGTACAAAGAATTACCGGAAATTCTAAATGACTTGGGTCCACTTACTGACTATGATCACGTAAATGGCTTCCTCTCAGTTGCTGGTTCAAATGGTGCAATATCTGATGGTCAGAGGTCCTTCAATGATTTTGAGGAACCTTATGCTCAAGTATTCTCCCCTCCTTTGCTGTTGGATACGTCCCTTTTACCAGATTCATACGAGGACTTACTTG CTCCACTTTCAGAAACTGAAACCGCCTTGATGGAGCTTTGA